The following are encoded together in the Lathyrus oleraceus cultivar Zhongwan6 chromosome 3, CAAS_Psat_ZW6_1.0, whole genome shotgun sequence genome:
- the LOC127128835 gene encoding uncharacterized protein LOC127128835, with translation MEDERVLKVRIECRSFWESGKNRSNPMIGNDCSLYSTIPRVNWRIKYESSSWHLSEREGFLGFDLLAFHVPSCFFNFLLAWCCCVPLMFQLLVVEFGLQSYSCRWIVKFVALRDLWH, from the exons ATGGAGGATGAGCGTGTGCTGAAGGTGAGGATTGAGTGCAGAAGCTTCTGGGAATCAGGAAAAAATCGTTCGAACCCAATGATTGGCAATGATTGCAGCTTATATAGCACAATCCCAAGGGTAAATTGGAGAATTAAGTATGAATCATCCAGCTGGCACCTGAGTGAACGAGAAG GTTTTCTTGGTTTTGATCTCTTGGCTTTTCACGTGCCGTCTTGTTTTTTCAATTTTCTTTTGGCTTGGTGCTGCTGCGTGCCGCTCATGTTTCAGCTTTTGGTAGTTGAGTTTGGACTGCAGTCGTACAGTTGCCGTTGGATTGTGAAGTTTGTTGCATTGCGGGATTTGTGGCATTGA